A window of the Brassica napus cultivar Da-Ae chromosome A2, Da-Ae, whole genome shotgun sequence genome harbors these coding sequences:
- the LOC106425747 gene encoding dr1-associated corepressor-like codes for MKKKLQTRFPATRIKKIMQTDEDVGKIAMAVPLLVSKALELFLQDLCNHTYDVTLSRGAKTLNSVHLKQCVHAFNVFDFLRDIVSKVPDLGGSEGEDRPATKRRKLVDESISNDKDMKTTDMVTSQTDFAKHSGGGRGRGQGGGRMGNDQSLKFEDDSPEGSKSPSPENWSLSHEAATWKKAASHKGNHRNTELKVRDFDLNVELDENGEFATSPERELEGRPGWPLFGINDMKIDSDQREVSADEEDYDEE; via the exons ATGAAGAAGAAGCTCCAAACTCGTTTTCCAGCG ACCAGGATTAAGAAGATTATGCAAACTGATGAGGATGTCGGGAAAATAGCAATGGCTGTCCCACTTCTTGTCT CTAAAGCGTTGGAGCTGTTTCTACAAGACTTGTGTAATCACACATATGATGTAACTCTCAGCCGAGGCGCAAAAACACTCAACTCTGTTCATTT GAAGCAGTGTGTGCACGCGTTTAATGTCTTTGATTTTCTAAGAGACATTGTCAGTAAAGTTCCTGATCTAGGTGGCTCAGAAGGTGAAGACCGACCAGCTACCAAAAGAAG GAAACTTGTGGATGAAAGTATTAGCAACGATAAAGATATGAAGACAACTGACATGGTAACTAGCCAGACTGATTTTGCCAAACATAGTGGTGGTGGCAGAGGACGTGGACAGGGTGGTGGAAGAATGGGAAATGACCAGTCTCTGAAGTTTGAAGATGATTCACCCGAAGGAAGCAAGAGCCCATCTCCTGAAAACTGGAGCCTTTCTCATGAGGCTGCAACTTGGAAGAAAGCTGCCTCACACAAGGGCAATCACAGAAACACAGAGTTGAAAGTAAGGGACTTTGAtttaaacgtggagttagatgAGAACGGAGAGTTTGCTACATCCCCGGAAAGAGAGCTAGAGGGAAGACCAGGTTGGCCGTTGTTTGGGATCAATGATATGAAAATAGATAGTGATCAAAGAGAGGTTAGTGCTGATGAGGAAGATTATGATGAAGAATGA
- the LOC106425796 gene encoding tryptophan-specific transport protein isoform X2, with protein sequence MSVSLSNTCLPLRTDSVPQKPLVLNGVVRFHLQRSSHVSSYRFGFNSNPFFRTHTPRFSKCSPQRVSDKRRETQVTTEQEEEEEVVEFQRLFSNLNRSTLKRESGSLSSAIFLVAGTTVGAGILAIPAVTQESGFLASAVACILCWAFMVVTGLLVAEVNVNTMSELGSGGVSLVCSLSDRHFLVMSCFDFLVLFLAGLDGEEDSWIFWSSSCILVLHSHTLHPPRGLHCSVFRHPYKLPRHSNMGECNSFLTCSWRHMLLWKPEIHRCNQWSSGVWTNCIFCSTRVASGDLHWEALLKANFEAVPMSIPIIALSFVYQNVVPVLCTDLEGDLPKVRTAIVLGTAIPLGLFLVWNAVILGSFPDTGVSAERMIDPLQQLRSTSVTVGPFVEAFSLIAIATSYIGFVLGLTDFFSDLLKLQTRQNKPFLYLLTLVPPLVLSLLDPEIFFKALDFAGTYGVLVLFGILPAAMSWSDRYVVSSSTATQLVPGGKVTLSLVMGAAGYVIVSEIIENFSKYLSVS encoded by the exons ATGTCTGTTTCTCTGAGTAACACTTGTCTTCCACTACGCACAGATTCAGTTCCACAAAAACCTCTAGTTCTCAATGGAGTTGTCCGTTTTCATTTACAAAGATCATCTCATGTTTCCTCATACCGTTTCGGTTTCAACTCAAACCCATTCTTCAGAACTCATACCCCAAGATTCTCCAAGTGTTCGCCTCAGAGAGTGTCCGATAAACGCAGAGAAACACAAGTAACTACTgaacaagaggaagaagaagaggttgtCGAGTTTCAGAGGCTATTCTCTAACCTTAACCGATCAACACTAAAGCGAGAATCCG GAAGCTTGTCCAGTGCTATCTTCTTGGTTGCTGGCACTACA GTAGGTGCAGGGATACTAGCTATTCCAGCTGTCACACAAGAATCAGGTTTCTTGGCCTCTGCAGTCGCTTGCATTCTCTGTTGGGCGTTCATG GTTGTCACAGGTTTGCTTGTTGCTGAAGTGAATGTCAACACCATGTCTGAGCTAGGCTCTGGAGGCGTATCTCTCGTATGTTCCCTCTCAGACCGACACTTCTTAGTGATGTCCTGCTTTGACTTCTTGGTGCTATTTTTGGCAGGTCTCGATGGCGAAGAGGACTCTTGGATCTTTTGGAGTTCAAGTTGCATC TTGGTCCTACATTCTCATACATTACACCCTCCTCGTGGCCTACATTGCTCGGTCTTCAGGCATCCTTACAAACTTCCTCGGCATTCCAAT ATGGGAGAGTGCAACTCTTTTCTCACTTGTTCTTGGAGGCATATGCTTCTTTGGAAG CCAGAGATTCATAGGTGCAACCAATGGAGTTCTGGTGTTTGGACTAATTGCATCTTTTGCAGCACTCGTG TAGCGAGTGGAGACTTGCACTGGGAAGCTCTTCTCAAGGCCAACTTTGAAGCTGTTCCTATGAGTATACCCATCATTGCCCTCTCTTTTGTTTACCAG AATGTGGTGCCGGTTCTCTGCACAGATCTTGAAGGTGACTTGCCGAAAGTAAG AACCGCGATTGTTCTTGGCACAGCCATACCACTTGGCTTGTTTCTTGTGTGGAACGCTGTGATTCTTGGATCGTTTCCAGATACTGGTGTGTCAGCTGAGAGGATGATCGATCCTCTGCAGCAGTTGAGATCAACCAGTGTCACCGTTGGT CCTTTTGTGGAAGCTTTCTCTCTAATAGCAATCGCAACTTCTTATATAGGATTTGTCTTAGGCCTCACTGACTTCTTCTCTGATT TACTGAAGCTCCAGACCAGACAGAACAAGCCTTTTCTTTACCTTCTTACACTGGTTCCACCGCTTGTCCTCTCCCTACTGGACCCAGAGATTTTCTTCAAAGCTTTAGATTTTGCTGGGACATATGGAG TTCTGGTGTTGTTTGGAATCCTACCAGCTGCAATGTCTTGGTCAGATAGGTACGTGGTCTCATCATCAACAGCGACACAACTCGTACCAGGAGGAAAAGTAACGCTTTCTCTTGTCATGGGAGCTGCAGGATACGTGATTGTTTCTGAAATTATAGAGAACTTTTCAAAGTACTTGAGTGTTTCTTAA
- the LOC106425679 gene encoding translation initiation factor eIF-2B subunit gamma-like: MDFQVVILAGGFSSNLQPLVSKEVPKALLPVANRPVLSYVMDLLESSNLKDLIVVVEGEDAALKVGGWISSACVDRLHVEVAAVAENVGTAGALRAIAHHLTAKDILIVSGDIVSDVSPGAVAATHRRHDASVTAMLCAEPVSGPSESGVAGGKDKTKKPACYDIIGLDSSKQFLLHIATAAEIKKDTRIKKSILCAAGKMEIRSDLMDSHIYAFKRSVLQKVLDQKPTFRSLKQDVLPYLVRTQLRSEIFPDEKTVEDNGKNNMQNNEVVLSQILSNASMPSFHQVYESGLNSRKTHKCCVYIADESKYCVRLNSIQAFMDVNRDVIGDANHLSGYSFSSHHNIVHPSAELGSKTTVGPHCMLGEGSQVGDKCSVKRSVIGRHCRIGSNVKVVNSVVMDHATIGDGCSIQGSVICSNAQLQERVALRDCQVEAGYVVYAGGEHKGETFARK; encoded by the exons ATGGATTTTCAGGTTGTGATTCTCGCCGGCGGCTTCTCCAGTAATCTCCAGCCTTTAGTCTCCAAG GAAGTCCCCAAGGCGCTGCTTCCCGTGGCGAATCGTCCGGTGTTATCTTACGTTATGGATCTGCTCGAGAGTAGTAATCTCAAGGATCTGATCGTC GTTGTTGAAGGAGAAGATGCTGCTCTGAAAGTTGGTGGATGGATATCTTCTGCCTGCGTTGATCGTTTACATGTTGAG GTTGCTGCTGTTGCTGAGAATGTCGGGACTGCTGGAGCCCTCAGGGCTATTGCACACCACTTGACTGCCAAAGACATTCTG ATTGTAAGTGGAGACATTGTTTCTGATGTTTCTCCTGGTGCTGTCGCCGCCACTCATAGAAGACATGATGCATCAGTAACTGCAATGCTTTGTGCTGAGCCAGTAAGTGGACCATCGGAATCCGGGGTCGCTGGCGGGAAagataaaaccaaaaaacctgCTTGCTATGATATCATAGGGCTTGATTCCTCGAAACAATTCTTGTTACACATAGCCACAG CGGCTGAGATTAAGAAAGATACCCGAATTAAAAAGAGCATTCTCTGTGCGGCTGGCAAG ATGGAAATTCGATCAGATCTCATGGATTCTCATATATACGCCTTCAAGAG ATCAGTCCTGCAGAAAGTTTTGGATCAAAAACCTACTTTTCGGAGCCTAAAACAGGATGTGCTCCCGTATCTTGTTCGTACGCAGCTG AGGTCAGAGATCTTCCCTGACGAAAAAACTGTAGAAGACAATGGAAAGAATAATATGCAGAACAACGAGGTGGTTTTGTCTCAAATTCTCTCCAACGCATCTATGCCAAGCTTTCATCAAGTTTACGAATCAGGTCTGAATAGCCGAAAGACCCATAAATGCTGTGTTTATATAGCGGATGAAAGTAAGTATTGCGTCCGGTTAAATAGCATCCAAGCCTTCATGGACGTAAACAGAGAT GTTATTGGCGACGCAAACCACCTATCCGGATACTCCTTTTCTTCTCATCACAACATTGTCCACCCATCAGCTGAGCTTGGATCAAAAACCACA GTTGGACCTCATTGTATGCTTGGAGAAGGCTCTCAAGTCGGTGATAAATGCAGTGTCAAAAGATCCGTAATTGGGAGACATTGCCGGATAGGCTCTAATGTGAAG GTGGTTAATTCAGTTGTGATGGACCATGCCACAATAGGAGACGGATGCTCAATACAAGGCTCAGTCATTTGCAGCAATGCGCAGCTTCAAGAGCGTGTTGCTTTGAGAGACTGCCAA GTGGAAGCAGGCTATGTAGTTTACGCCGGGGGTGAGCACAAGGGAGAGACCTTCGCCAGAAAATGA
- the LOC106425796 gene encoding tyrosine-specific transport system isoform X1: MSVSLSNTCLPLRTDSVPQKPLVLNGVVRFHLQRSSHVSSYRFGFNSNPFFRTHTPRFSKCSPQRVSDKRRETQVTTEQEEEEEVVEFQRLFSNLNRSTLKRESGSLSSAIFLVAGTTVGAGILAIPAVTQESGFLASAVACILCWAFMVVTGLLVAEVNVNTMSELGSGGVSLVCSLSDRHFLVMSCFDFLVLFLAGLDGEEDSWIFWSSSCILVLHSHTLHPPRGLHCSVFRHPYKLPRHSNMGECNSFLTCSWRHMLLWKRFIGATNGVLVFGLIASFAALVTVASGDLHWEALLKANFEAVPMSIPIIALSFVYQNVVPVLCTDLEGDLPKVRTAIVLGTAIPLGLFLVWNAVILGSFPDTGVSAERMIDPLQQLRSTSVTVGPFVEAFSLIAIATSYIGFVLGLTDFFSDLLKLQTRQNKPFLYLLTLVPPLVLSLLDPEIFFKALDFAGTYGVLVLFGILPAAMSWSDRYVVSSSTATQLVPGGKVTLSLVMGAAGYVIVSEIIENFSKYLSVS; encoded by the exons ATGTCTGTTTCTCTGAGTAACACTTGTCTTCCACTACGCACAGATTCAGTTCCACAAAAACCTCTAGTTCTCAATGGAGTTGTCCGTTTTCATTTACAAAGATCATCTCATGTTTCCTCATACCGTTTCGGTTTCAACTCAAACCCATTCTTCAGAACTCATACCCCAAGATTCTCCAAGTGTTCGCCTCAGAGAGTGTCCGATAAACGCAGAGAAACACAAGTAACTACTgaacaagaggaagaagaagaggttgtCGAGTTTCAGAGGCTATTCTCTAACCTTAACCGATCAACACTAAAGCGAGAATCCG GAAGCTTGTCCAGTGCTATCTTCTTGGTTGCTGGCACTACA GTAGGTGCAGGGATACTAGCTATTCCAGCTGTCACACAAGAATCAGGTTTCTTGGCCTCTGCAGTCGCTTGCATTCTCTGTTGGGCGTTCATG GTTGTCACAGGTTTGCTTGTTGCTGAAGTGAATGTCAACACCATGTCTGAGCTAGGCTCTGGAGGCGTATCTCTCGTATGTTCCCTCTCAGACCGACACTTCTTAGTGATGTCCTGCTTTGACTTCTTGGTGCTATTTTTGGCAGGTCTCGATGGCGAAGAGGACTCTTGGATCTTTTGGAGTTCAAGTTGCATC TTGGTCCTACATTCTCATACATTACACCCTCCTCGTGGCCTACATTGCTCGGTCTTCAGGCATCCTTACAAACTTCCTCGGCATTCCAAT ATGGGAGAGTGCAACTCTTTTCTCACTTGTTCTTGGAGGCATATGCTTCTTTGGAAG AGATTCATAGGTGCAACCAATGGAGTTCTGGTGTTTGGACTAATTGCATCTTTTGCAGCACTCGTG ACAGTAGCGAGTGGAGACTTGCACTGGGAAGCTCTTCTCAAGGCCAACTTTGAAGCTGTTCCTATGAGTATACCCATCATTGCCCTCTCTTTTGTTTACCAG AATGTGGTGCCGGTTCTCTGCACAGATCTTGAAGGTGACTTGCCGAAAGTAAG AACCGCGATTGTTCTTGGCACAGCCATACCACTTGGCTTGTTTCTTGTGTGGAACGCTGTGATTCTTGGATCGTTTCCAGATACTGGTGTGTCAGCTGAGAGGATGATCGATCCTCTGCAGCAGTTGAGATCAACCAGTGTCACCGTTGGT CCTTTTGTGGAAGCTTTCTCTCTAATAGCAATCGCAACTTCTTATATAGGATTTGTCTTAGGCCTCACTGACTTCTTCTCTGATT TACTGAAGCTCCAGACCAGACAGAACAAGCCTTTTCTTTACCTTCTTACACTGGTTCCACCGCTTGTCCTCTCCCTACTGGACCCAGAGATTTTCTTCAAAGCTTTAGATTTTGCTGGGACATATGGAG TTCTGGTGTTGTTTGGAATCCTACCAGCTGCAATGTCTTGGTCAGATAGGTACGTGGTCTCATCATCAACAGCGACACAACTCGTACCAGGAGGAAAAGTAACGCTTTCTCTTGTCATGGGAGCTGCAGGATACGTGATTGTTTCTGAAATTATAGAGAACTTTTCAAAGTACTTGAGTGTTTCTTAA
- the LOC106425796 gene encoding tyrosine-specific transport system isoform X3, which produces MSVSLSNTCLPLRTDSVPQKPLVLNGVVRFHLQRSSHVSSYRFGFNSNPFFRTHTPRFSKCSPQRVSDKRRETQVTTEQEEEEEVVEFQRLFSNLNRSTLKRESGSLSSAIFLVAGTTVGAGILAIPAVTQESGFLASAVACILCWAFMVVTGLLVAEVNVNTMSELGSGGVSLVSMAKRTLGSFGVQVASWSYILIHYTLLVAYIARSSGILTNFLGIPIWESATLFSLVLGGICFFGSQRFIGATNGVLVFGLIASFAALVTVASGDLHWEALLKANFEAVPMSIPIIALSFVYQNVVPVLCTDLEGDLPKVRTAIVLGTAIPLGLFLVWNAVILGSFPDTGVSAERMIDPLQQLRSTSVTVGPFVEAFSLIAIATSYIGFVLGLTDFFSDLLKLQTRQNKPFLYLLTLVPPLVLSLLDPEIFFKALDFAGTYGVLVLFGILPAAMSWSDRYVVSSSTATQLVPGGKVTLSLVMGAAGYVIVSEIIENFSKYLSVS; this is translated from the exons ATGTCTGTTTCTCTGAGTAACACTTGTCTTCCACTACGCACAGATTCAGTTCCACAAAAACCTCTAGTTCTCAATGGAGTTGTCCGTTTTCATTTACAAAGATCATCTCATGTTTCCTCATACCGTTTCGGTTTCAACTCAAACCCATTCTTCAGAACTCATACCCCAAGATTCTCCAAGTGTTCGCCTCAGAGAGTGTCCGATAAACGCAGAGAAACACAAGTAACTACTgaacaagaggaagaagaagaggttgtCGAGTTTCAGAGGCTATTCTCTAACCTTAACCGATCAACACTAAAGCGAGAATCCG GAAGCTTGTCCAGTGCTATCTTCTTGGTTGCTGGCACTACA GTAGGTGCAGGGATACTAGCTATTCCAGCTGTCACACAAGAATCAGGTTTCTTGGCCTCTGCAGTCGCTTGCATTCTCTGTTGGGCGTTCATG GTTGTCACAGGTTTGCTTGTTGCTGAAGTGAATGTCAACACCATGTCTGAGCTAGGCTCTGGAGGCGTATCTCTC GTCTCGATGGCGAAGAGGACTCTTGGATCTTTTGGAGTTCAAGTTGCATC TTGGTCCTACATTCTCATACATTACACCCTCCTCGTGGCCTACATTGCTCGGTCTTCAGGCATCCTTACAAACTTCCTCGGCATTCCAAT ATGGGAGAGTGCAACTCTTTTCTCACTTGTTCTTGGAGGCATATGCTTCTTTGGAAG CCAGAGATTCATAGGTGCAACCAATGGAGTTCTGGTGTTTGGACTAATTGCATCTTTTGCAGCACTCGTG ACAGTAGCGAGTGGAGACTTGCACTGGGAAGCTCTTCTCAAGGCCAACTTTGAAGCTGTTCCTATGAGTATACCCATCATTGCCCTCTCTTTTGTTTACCAG AATGTGGTGCCGGTTCTCTGCACAGATCTTGAAGGTGACTTGCCGAAAGTAAG AACCGCGATTGTTCTTGGCACAGCCATACCACTTGGCTTGTTTCTTGTGTGGAACGCTGTGATTCTTGGATCGTTTCCAGATACTGGTGTGTCAGCTGAGAGGATGATCGATCCTCTGCAGCAGTTGAGATCAACCAGTGTCACCGTTGGT CCTTTTGTGGAAGCTTTCTCTCTAATAGCAATCGCAACTTCTTATATAGGATTTGTCTTAGGCCTCACTGACTTCTTCTCTGATT TACTGAAGCTCCAGACCAGACAGAACAAGCCTTTTCTTTACCTTCTTACACTGGTTCCACCGCTTGTCCTCTCCCTACTGGACCCAGAGATTTTCTTCAAAGCTTTAGATTTTGCTGGGACATATGGAG TTCTGGTGTTGTTTGGAATCCTACCAGCTGCAATGTCTTGGTCAGATAGGTACGTGGTCTCATCATCAACAGCGACACAACTCGTACCAGGAGGAAAAGTAACGCTTTCTCTTGTCATGGGAGCTGCAGGATACGTGATTGTTTCTGAAATTATAGAGAACTTTTCAAAGTACTTGAGTGTTTCTTAA
- the LOC106425797 gene encoding elongation factor 1-beta 2, which produces MAITFSDLHTEEGLKSVEEHLAGKTYISGDQLSVDDVKVYAAVSVKPSDAFPNASRWFDCVASHLAKSFPGKAVGVSIGGSAAAAPAQAEAPAAAAADDDDDMDLFGDETEEEKKAAEEREAAKKDTKKPKESGKSSVLMEVKPWDDETDMKKLEECVRAVEMPGLLWGASKLVPVGYGIKKLTIMLTIVDDLVSPDNLIEDYLTCEPNNEYIQSVDIVAFNKI; this is translated from the exons ATGGCGATTACCTTCTCAGATCTACACACAGAGGAAGGCCTCAAATCCGTGGAGGAGCACCTCGCCGGAAAAACCTACATCTCCGG AGATCAATTGTCTGTGGATGATGTGAAGGTATACGCTGCCGTTTCGGTGAAACCTAGCGATGCTTTCCCTAATGCTAGCAGGTGGTTCGATTGCGTCGCTTCCCATCTAGCTAAAAG CTTCCCTGGAAAAGCCGTTGGAGTTAGTATCGGTGGCTCTGCTGCTGCTGCTCCTGCTCAAGCTGAG GCACCTGCAGCAGCTGcagctgatgatgatgatgacatggATCTGTTTGGTGACGAGACCGAGGAGGAAAAGAAAGCAGCTGAGGAGAGGGAGGCTGCCAAGAAGGACACCAAAAAGCCCAAAGAGA gtggaaaGTCCTCTGTGCTCATGGAAGTTAAGCCATGGGATGACGAGACTGACATGAAGAAACTTGAGGAGTGTGTTCGCGCTGTTGAGATGCCTGGTCTTCTTTGGGGAGCTT CAAAACTGGTTCCAGTTGGTTACGGCATCAAGAAGCTCACGATCATGCTCACAATCGTTGATGACCTCGTGTCCCCAGACAACCTCATTGAAGACTACCTCACCTGTGAACCTAACAACGAGTACATCCAGAGTGTTGACATCGTCGCATTCAACAAGATCTAG
- the LOC106397942 gene encoding calcium-dependent protein kinase 8-like, translating to MGNCCASPGSDTKTKASRPNTKNNPFYSEAYTTTNSSGTGFKLSVLKDPTGHDISLMYDLGREVGRGEFGITYLCTDIKTGEKYACKSISKKKLRTAVDIEDVRREVEIMKHMPKHPNIVTLKDAFEDDDAVHIVMELCEGGELFDRIVARGHYTERAAAAVMKTILEVVQICHKNGVMHRDLKPENFLFANKKENSPLKAIDFGLSVFFKPGEGFNEIVGSPYYMAPEVLRRHYGPEVDIWSAGVILYILLCGVPPFWAETEQGVAQAIIRSVIDFKRDPWPRVSDTAKDLVRRMLEPDPKKRLSAAEVLEHPWIQNAKKAPNVSLGETVKARLKQFSVMNKLKKRALRVIAEHLSVEEVAGIKEAFEMMDSKKTGKINLEELKHGLHKLGQQQIPDTDLQILMEAADVDGDGTLNYGEFVAVSVHLKKMANDEHLHKAFSFFDKNQSNYIEIEELREALNDEVDTSSEEVIAAIMQDVDTDKDGRISYEEFAAMMKAGTDWRKASRQYSRERFNSLSLKLMRDGSLQLEGET from the exons ATGGGAAACTGTTGTGCAAGCCCTGGCTCAGACACCAAGACCAAAGCTTCAAGACCAAACACCAAAAACAACCCCTTTTACAGCGAGGCATACACCACAACAAACAGTTCTGGAACCGGGTTCAAGCTCTCCGTTTTAAAAGACCCAACAGGACATGACATATCCCTTATGTACGATCTAGGCCGCGAGGTTGGTCGAGGAGAATTTGGTATCACCTACCTCTGCACTGATATCAAAACTGGGGAGAAGTATGCGTGCAAGTCTATATCCAAGAAGAAGCTTAGGACGGCTGTGGATATAGAGGATGTTAGGAGGGAGGTTGAGATTATGAAGCATATGCCTAAGCATCCTAATATTGTTACGCTCAAGGATGCCTTTGAGGATGATGATGCGGTGCATATAGTGATGGAGCTGTGTGAAGGAGGTGAGCTGTTTGATCGGATTGTTGCTAGAGGTCATTATACTGAACGTGCCGCTGCTGCTGTTATGAAGACTATTCTTGAAGTTGTTCAG ATATGTCATAAGAATGGGGTGATGCATAGGGATCTAAAGCCGGAGAACTTTCTATTTGCTAATAAAAAGGAGAATTCACCACTTAAGGCCATAGATTTTGGTTTATCAGTCTTCTTTAAACCTG GTGAGGGATTCAATGAGATAGTTGGAAGTCCTTATTACATGGCCCCAGAGGTACTTAGGCGACATTATGGACCTGAGGTTGATATCTGGAGTGCTGGTGTTATCCTTTATATCCTTCTCTGTGGTGTCCCACCTTTTTGGGCTG aGACTGAGCAAGGGGTGGCTCAAGCGATCATTCGATCAGTCATAGACTTCAAGAGGGATCCATGGCCAAGAGTCTCTGACACTGCCAAAGACCTTGTGAGAAGGATGCTCGAACCTGACCCCAAAAAACGCCTTTCTGCTGCAGAAGTACTCG AGCATCCTTGGATACAAAATGCAAAGAAGGCTCCAAATGTTTCCCTCGGCGAGACTGTGAAAGCAAGGCTCAAACAGTTTTCTGTTATGAACAAGCTCAAGAAACGAGCTCTACGG GTGATAGCTGAACATTTATCAGTGGAGGAAGTAGCTGGCATTAAGGAAGCTTTTGAGATGATGGACAGTAAAAAGACGGGGAAGATTAACCTCGAGGAGCTTAAACATGGACTTCATAAACTCGGACAGCAGCAGATACCTGATACTGATCTACAGATATTGATGGAAGCT GCTGATGTAGATGGGGATGGGACTTTAAACTATGGCGAGTTTGTGGCCGTCTCTGTGCATCTCAAGAAGATGGCGAACGACGAGCACTTGCATAAGGCGTTTAGCTTTTTTGACAAGAATCAGAGCAATTACATAGAGATTGAGGAGCTGCGGGAGGCTTTAAATGATGAGGTGGATACTAGCAGTGAGGAGGTTATTGCAGCCATCATGCAAGATGTTGACACCGACAAG GATGGAAGAATAAGCTACGAGGAGTTTGCAGCAATGATGAAAGCTGGGACGGACTGGAGGAAAGCGTCGAGGCAGTACTCGAGGGAAAGATTCAACAGTTTGAGCCTAAAGTTAATGAGAGATGGCTCATTGCAATTAGAAGGCGAGACATGA